Proteins from a genomic interval of Sphingobacterium sp. SYP-B4668:
- a CDS encoding DUF3419 family protein, whose translation MKKPKPTMTDIQKEVDFNFIRYANCWEDPVILLEGLSPRPQARILSIASAGDNSFSLLTADPALVVAVDVNVVQLYLVELKKVAIKYMEYPDLLAFLGYTSTAKRIHMFQSIKKQLSTEARHYWASQTSLLDKGIIHQGKFEKYFQTFAKRVLPFIHSHKTIEALLSPKEELSQQQHYQRHWNTWRWRLFFKIFFSKVVMGRLGRDPQFLKEVDVHVGDYIFKKAARHLQKQQAQCNPFLRYNLTGTFGDLRPHYLQESHFNAIKSNIDRLEIQQGYAEQVATIFGNFDAMNLSNIFEYMSKPVFAQTASALLRSLHPEGRMAYWNLMVPRRVSGIFPAEAEYLSALSNKLSAVDNGFFYNQFIVDQK comes from the coding sequence GTGAAGAAGCCTAAACCCACTATGACAGATATCCAAAAAGAAGTAGACTTTAACTTTATTCGATATGCCAATTGTTGGGAAGACCCTGTCATTCTACTAGAAGGTCTATCCCCTCGACCGCAAGCAAGGATTTTATCCATTGCCTCTGCTGGCGATAATAGTTTTTCGCTTCTGACTGCCGATCCCGCTCTCGTTGTTGCCGTTGACGTCAATGTTGTGCAACTCTATCTCGTCGAGCTCAAGAAGGTCGCTATCAAATATATGGAGTATCCCGATCTTTTGGCGTTTTTAGGGTATACCAGCACTGCAAAGCGAATTCATATGTTCCAGTCTATAAAAAAACAGTTAAGCACCGAAGCAAGACATTATTGGGCATCGCAAACCTCTTTGTTGGACAAAGGCATTATCCATCAAGGGAAATTCGAAAAATATTTTCAAACCTTTGCTAAGCGCGTGCTCCCTTTCATACACAGCCATAAGACAATCGAAGCACTATTGTCCCCCAAGGAGGAGTTGTCACAGCAGCAACACTACCAGCGTCATTGGAATACCTGGCGTTGGCGTCTTTTCTTTAAGATTTTCTTTAGCAAAGTCGTCATGGGACGTTTGGGGCGTGATCCGCAGTTTCTCAAGGAAGTAGATGTGCACGTGGGTGATTATATCTTTAAAAAGGCCGCGCGACATCTCCAAAAACAACAAGCTCAGTGCAATCCCTTTTTAAGGTACAATCTTACGGGGACTTTCGGCGATTTACGCCCCCATTATCTACAAGAATCCCATTTTAATGCCATCAAGTCCAATATTGATAGGCTCGAGATTCAACAAGGCTATGCGGAGCAGGTCGCCACTATATTTGGAAATTTTGATGCCATGAATCTTTCCAATATATTTGAGTATATGAGCAAGCCGGTATTTGCCCAGACAGCCAGCGCGCTATTGCGTAGTCTCCATCCTGAGGGGCGCATGGCCTATTGGAATCTGATGGTGCCACGTCGCGTCTCCGGCATCTTCCCCGCCGAAGCAGAGTACCTGAGCGCCTTGTCCAACAAGCTAAGTGCTGTGGATAATGGCTTTTTTTATAACCAATTTATTGTCGATCAAAAATGA
- a CDS encoding SMP-30/gluconolactonase/LRE family protein encodes MTAYTNRKLAVLVLMLLLSPLVIFGQTSPKIFEGATIQVMHPDFKKIIAPTAKVELLADGMQWTEGPVWVKQGNYLLFSDPRLNTVYKWSLNNGLEKFLTPAGYQGTDFYSEEPGTNGLLINKDGHLVACDHGNRRIVEIDLATKEMNPLSTHWQQQRFNSPNDICQHQRGDYFFTDPPYGLPNRERDTINREIQANGVYRLDRSGKTTQLISNLTRPNGIALSSRQDKLYVAISDGKNPYIMEYPLKDNLEVGEGRIFVDFKSKFPTEHVAADGIKVHSDGYVFAAAGNGIIVMNSKGELLGRIKLGTATANCNFGGDGHLYITASDKLLRVPLLNL; translated from the coding sequence ATGACCGCTTATACAAACAGAAAACTTGCCGTACTCGTCCTGATGCTCCTACTGTCTCCGCTAGTGATATTTGGACAGACTTCCCCAAAAATATTTGAGGGTGCTACAATCCAAGTGATGCATCCCGATTTCAAAAAAATAATAGCCCCCACGGCTAAAGTCGAGCTGCTAGCAGACGGTATGCAATGGACAGAGGGCCCGGTATGGGTCAAGCAAGGAAACTATTTATTATTCAGCGATCCGAGACTCAACACGGTGTATAAATGGTCGTTGAACAATGGTCTAGAAAAGTTCCTCACACCAGCAGGCTACCAAGGGACTGATTTTTATAGTGAGGAACCTGGAACAAATGGGCTACTGATCAATAAAGATGGGCATTTAGTAGCTTGTGACCACGGAAATAGACGGATAGTAGAGATTGATTTGGCTACTAAAGAGATGAATCCATTAAGTACACATTGGCAACAACAACGGTTTAACTCGCCTAATGATATCTGTCAACATCAACGTGGCGACTATTTTTTTACGGACCCACCTTATGGTCTCCCAAATAGAGAGCGAGATACGATAAATAGAGAAATTCAAGCCAATGGAGTCTATCGATTAGACCGATCGGGAAAAACGACACAACTCATTTCGAATCTAACGAGACCTAATGGTATAGCCTTATCCTCCCGACAAGACAAATTATATGTAGCCATCAGTGATGGTAAAAATCCTTATATCATGGAGTATCCGCTAAAGGATAATTTGGAAGTTGGAGAGGGAAGAATTTTTGTTGATTTCAAATCAAAATTTCCTACTGAACATGTAGCAGCTGATGGCATCAAGGTACATTCGGACGGGTATGTATTTGCTGCTGCGGGCAATGGAATTATCGTCATGAATAGCAAAGGTGAATTATTAGGTCGGATCAAGCTTGGCACCGCTACCGCCAACTGCAATTTTGGTGGAGACGGTCATCTATATATCACGGCATCGGATAAACTATTGCGTGTGCCATTATTAAACTTGTAA
- a CDS encoding phosphatidate cytidylyltransferase has product MSHTSLLNTFLLSAAYLVLFAVGEVLYHKCKVKVEISRKVVHIGTGLLALLFPLLLDNHWLVLILCAAFAIILVVSLRFGFLPSINAVERKSIGSLAYPVAVYGCYLAFLFSAHQYHYYYLPILVLAVCDPVAGLAGRKWPIGPYTIAGAHKTLMGSAMFLLSALLLVGSYIFVAGHPLTAPAIASILIIAVLATLAEAVSRDGYDNVSIPFSVILGLLLTQSLLA; this is encoded by the coding sequence ATGAGCCATACCAGTCTGTTGAATACATTTTTATTGTCCGCAGCCTATCTGGTCCTATTTGCCGTTGGTGAGGTATTGTATCACAAGTGCAAGGTCAAGGTCGAGATTAGCCGTAAAGTGGTACACATCGGCACGGGATTATTGGCCTTACTTTTTCCTCTTTTACTGGACAACCATTGGCTTGTTTTGATCTTGTGTGCAGCATTCGCCATCATACTCGTCGTTAGCCTGCGTTTCGGTTTTTTACCCTCTATCAATGCTGTAGAGCGCAAATCCATTGGCAGCTTGGCTTATCCAGTAGCTGTATATGGCTGTTATTTAGCCTTCTTATTCAGCGCACATCAATATCACTATTATTATCTCCCTATCTTGGTCTTGGCTGTATGCGATCCAGTGGCGGGGCTAGCCGGGCGCAAGTGGCCCATCGGCCCATATACTATTGCCGGAGCACATAAGACACTGATGGGCTCAGCTATGTTTCTGTTGAGCGCTCTTTTATTAGTCGGCAGCTATATTTTTGTTGCGGGACATCCCTTGACAGCACCAGCTATAGCCTCCATTTTGATTATTGCTGTCCTAGCTACATTAGCCGAGGCCGTGAGTCGGGATGGCTATGACAATGTCAGCATTCCCTTTTCGGTAATCCTTGGACTCCTGCTTACCCAATCCTTACTAGCATGA
- a CDS encoding mandelate racemase/muconate lactonizing enzyme family protein: MKITNVEAYWLQCPIAEAKQHISDYGLLTHFDMTLVVITTDSGLQGYGEAKAAVGSSGGCAAIVSCIENDLKPLLIGKDARYITRIWEELYNGTRDHYALSRGRKFPILGRRGLTISALSGVDTALWDLKGKALQIPVVELLGGACRDRMEAYASGGWADVDHIGEQLNGYVAKGFKGVKMRVGVMDKTVELSIARVKAARKALGPDIKLMADAHGTFSVPEAKYFCRGVEDCHLYWFEEPINPDNKQGTAEVRAMTTIPIAAGESEFTAFDIRDLMDVRALDVVQPDSAIIGGISEAVRVAHLANTQQIELAPHCWGSAFSFMAGVNVAFASPSATVIEFSLGGNPMMYDLVKEQISVTDGYLDAPTAPGLGLTPNWDFIQEFKQKIN; this comes from the coding sequence ATGAAAATAACAAATGTAGAAGCGTATTGGTTACAGTGTCCCATTGCCGAAGCCAAACAACATATCTCGGACTACGGATTACTCACCCACTTTGACATGACCCTAGTGGTCATCACAACCGACAGTGGCCTGCAGGGCTATGGCGAGGCAAAAGCGGCCGTAGGATCCTCAGGTGGTTGCGCCGCTATTGTAAGCTGCATCGAGAACGACCTAAAACCATTACTGATTGGAAAAGATGCGCGCTACATCACCCGTATCTGGGAGGAGTTGTACAATGGCACACGTGATCACTATGCACTGTCTCGAGGTCGCAAGTTTCCAATTTTGGGTCGCCGAGGATTGACTATATCCGCCCTAAGTGGTGTAGACACCGCTTTATGGGATTTAAAGGGCAAAGCCTTACAGATACCGGTGGTCGAACTACTGGGTGGCGCCTGTCGTGATCGCATGGAGGCCTATGCTAGTGGCGGTTGGGCGGATGTGGACCATATTGGTGAACAATTGAATGGATATGTAGCTAAAGGATTCAAGGGTGTAAAAATGCGGGTAGGTGTCATGGACAAAACCGTTGAACTAAGTATCGCACGGGTAAAGGCGGCAAGGAAGGCCTTGGGGCCGGATATCAAATTGATGGCAGATGCACATGGAACATTCAGCGTACCAGAAGCTAAGTATTTCTGTCGTGGTGTAGAAGACTGTCACCTCTACTGGTTTGAGGAACCTATTAATCCGGACAACAAACAGGGTACTGCTGAGGTGAGGGCCATGACCACGATTCCGATTGCGGCAGGAGAAAGTGAATTTACCGCATTTGATATTCGCGATCTGATGGATGTACGTGCTCTGGACGTCGTACAGCCTGATTCGGCCATTATTGGTGGAATCTCGGAGGCGGTGCGGGTAGCCCATCTGGCGAATACACAGCAGATTGAATTGGCACCACATTGCTGGGGATCGGCATTTTCATTCATGGCAGGCGTGAATGTAGCCTTCGCTTCTCCTTCGGCGACGGTCATCGAATTTTCATTGGGCGGCAACCCGATGATGTATGACCTAGTAAAAGAGCAGATAAGTGTTACTGATGGCTATTTGGATGCCCCTACCGCACCCGGACTTGGCCTCACCCCCAACTGGGACTTTATACAGGAATTCAAACAAAAAATCAACTAA
- a CDS encoding 2-hydroxyacid dehydrogenase, producing the protein MKKTVLLLETIADEAMALLMDRTNVVVGYDQRRLQDTAAYEHVHAIITRGKGLVDQTLIRACPNLEVIARCGVGLDNVDVAAATARGIKVVNTPGANAGTVAEHTLSLMLMSIRDLYRTIEQVKQGNWAWRNVYNGDELTGKTLGILGMGNIGKRVARLAEAFEMRVIYWNRSKQDVSYPYLPLEEVLSQADIVSLHLPYTPGDAPLIGVDELTLMKPAARLINTARGALIDHEALLNALHTQQLSGFAADVLPDLTPAISKALVSNPQVLVTPHASSLTATTYRQMCLLAVGNVLEILLDGKPDIRSIFNYSEL; encoded by the coding sequence ATGAAGAAGACTGTTTTATTGTTGGAAACCATTGCCGACGAAGCCATGGCTCTACTGATGGATCGGACAAACGTAGTTGTTGGATATGATCAGAGACGCCTTCAAGATACCGCAGCATATGAACATGTACACGCGATCATCACAAGAGGCAAGGGTCTAGTAGACCAGACCTTGATACGGGCTTGTCCTAATTTGGAAGTCATCGCCCGATGTGGCGTGGGTTTGGACAATGTCGATGTGGCAGCAGCAACGGCTCGAGGGATTAAAGTAGTGAACACTCCCGGCGCAAATGCAGGGACCGTGGCCGAGCATACCCTGTCTTTGATGTTGATGTCTATCCGCGACCTATACCGCACAATAGAGCAAGTCAAGCAAGGCAATTGGGCTTGGCGAAACGTGTATAACGGTGACGAGCTGACGGGCAAGACATTAGGAATTCTGGGCATGGGCAATATCGGTAAGCGAGTGGCCCGTCTAGCCGAAGCATTTGAGATGCGGGTAATCTATTGGAACCGTAGTAAACAGGATGTGTCCTACCCCTATTTGCCCTTGGAGGAGGTATTGAGCCAAGCAGATATCGTAAGCCTACACCTCCCCTATACCCCAGGTGATGCTCCCTTAATCGGTGTGGACGAGCTGACCTTAATGAAACCTGCGGCACGTTTGATCAATACTGCCCGCGGAGCACTAATCGACCATGAAGCGCTTTTAAATGCATTGCATACCCAGCAATTGTCTGGATTTGCGGCTGACGTATTGCCCGACTTGACTCCAGCTATCAGTAAGGCCTTAGTATCCAATCCACAGGTATTGGTGACACCACATGCGAGCAGCCTGACTGCAACAACCTATCGTCAAATGTGCTTACTTGCCGTAGGCAATGTACTGGAAATCCTCTTGGATGGAAAACCTGATATAAGAAGTATTTTTAATTATAGTGAGCTTTAA
- a CDS encoding PEP/pyruvate-binding domain-containing protein, translated as MFIRDYQHQYIKNPAIGGKAKNLFKLTQLGLPVPKWMVLPADYLAEVFKDLSSIEHTQDMLYAIDTYRFPTYFLKEIETYFGDTTYFAVRSSALDEDGTKHSFAGQFESYLYVCKEDILARIKDVWRSLYADRVLAYRSANNLGPIFGIGVIVQQMVDADASGVAFGVNPVSGNRKEKLIAGVFGVGEGLVSGALDADNYIVQKHKINREVVRKKEKYVIAPDTKRGTIKVEIPRVHQHDQAISDDIILKLDTLLDDLRAHFVTFQDVEFAVKDDQFYILQTRPITTLAHTPDSSGDYVVWDNSNIVESYPGVTTPLTFSFISQSYEGAYKMFCSFLGVDDATIRRHERVFANTLGLINGRVYYNLKTWYHMLAMLPGYSLNARFMENMMGVKETFDVPKSYQLSTGQAWRSILRMAVKMYQRFRSLPHRRKVFKNLLDRTIATYKQMDFQQKNANELMKLYLHFERTLLNQWKAPLLNDFFAMVWFGLLQKKCDEYTKGEHPNIHNDLLCGSADIISTQPIHRSIALSTIISEIPFLKHLFVGEEPIAIWSTLCQDERPESQQLVLQIRAYLDDFGERCVGELKLETISYAQDPTKFIQVLKSYVEAGITTARTSNRMEDEVRSQAEQTMKKALRRKPIKKWLFKKTVNRARELVSARENLRYERTRAFGIVRQLFTYIGIRFYEEGILEFERDIFFLTKDEIFAYIEGRSVTRDLKSLVAVRKEEFEHFEHMEAPSERIATYGVVYQSNDFYSKSKLEPLEGELKGVGCCPGRIKARVRVVVHPGEVKTLDGDILVTSSTDPGWVTLFPSAAGIVVERGSLLSHSAIVSREMGIPCIVGVTGLLKTLKSGDVIEMDGSTGEIKICEEA; from the coding sequence ATGTTTATTAGAGACTATCAACACCAATATATAAAAAATCCTGCCATTGGCGGGAAAGCCAAAAATCTATTTAAGCTGACTCAATTAGGTCTTCCCGTTCCCAAATGGATGGTATTGCCAGCAGATTATCTTGCGGAGGTATTTAAAGATCTTTCTTCCATAGAACATACACAGGATATGTTGTATGCCATTGATACCTATCGATTTCCCACCTATTTTCTTAAGGAGATCGAAACATATTTTGGAGATACCACCTACTTTGCTGTGAGATCATCAGCGTTGGATGAAGACGGGACAAAGCATTCCTTTGCAGGACAGTTTGAATCATACTTATACGTGTGTAAGGAAGATATCTTGGCTCGAATCAAAGATGTCTGGCGGTCCCTTTATGCTGACCGTGTGCTGGCTTATCGATCGGCCAATAATCTCGGGCCCATCTTTGGAATAGGCGTCATAGTCCAACAGATGGTTGATGCCGACGCCTCTGGTGTAGCTTTTGGCGTCAACCCAGTTTCAGGCAACCGCAAAGAGAAGTTGATCGCAGGTGTTTTTGGTGTAGGTGAGGGGCTGGTATCAGGTGCATTGGATGCAGATAACTATATTGTACAGAAGCATAAAATCAATCGAGAGGTGGTTCGTAAAAAGGAAAAATATGTTATTGCACCTGACACAAAGAGGGGAACCATCAAGGTGGAGATACCCCGAGTACATCAGCATGATCAAGCCATTTCCGATGACATCATATTAAAGCTAGATACCCTTTTGGACGATCTGCGTGCGCACTTTGTCACTTTTCAAGATGTAGAGTTTGCCGTCAAGGACGATCAGTTTTATATCCTACAGACACGGCCCATCACGACACTTGCGCACACACCTGATAGCTCAGGAGACTATGTAGTCTGGGACAATAGCAATATTGTAGAATCTTATCCCGGTGTTACCACTCCCTTGACTTTCTCTTTTATCAGCCAGTCTTACGAAGGCGCCTACAAAATGTTCTGTTCCTTCTTGGGAGTAGATGATGCTACTATCCGTAGACATGAGCGGGTATTTGCCAATACCTTAGGGTTGATCAATGGCCGTGTATACTACAATCTCAAAACCTGGTACCACATGTTGGCCATGCTGCCTGGATATAGTCTCAATGCTCGTTTTATGGAGAATATGATGGGAGTTAAGGAGACCTTTGACGTCCCCAAGAGCTACCAACTCTCTACTGGCCAAGCCTGGCGCAGTATATTACGCATGGCTGTCAAGATGTATCAGCGCTTCCGGAGCTTACCCCACCGGCGCAAGGTGTTCAAAAATCTGCTAGACCGTACTATTGCGACCTATAAGCAAATGGATTTTCAACAGAAGAATGCTAACGAGCTGATGAAGCTCTATCTGCATTTTGAGCGTACCCTTTTGAATCAATGGAAGGCTCCTTTACTCAATGATTTCTTTGCCATGGTTTGGTTCGGTTTATTGCAGAAGAAGTGCGACGAATACACCAAAGGTGAGCATCCCAATATCCACAATGACCTTTTATGCGGTAGTGCTGATATCATTTCTACGCAGCCTATACACCGCAGTATTGCCCTTTCCACCATCATCAGCGAGATTCCCTTCCTCAAACATCTCTTTGTAGGCGAAGAGCCTATCGCTATATGGAGCACACTTTGTCAGGATGAAAGGCCTGAAAGTCAGCAATTAGTGTTGCAGATTCGGGCCTATTTGGATGATTTTGGTGAGCGCTGTGTTGGAGAGCTCAAATTGGAGACCATTTCATACGCACAAGATCCTACCAAGTTCATCCAGGTATTAAAGTCCTATGTCGAAGCGGGTATCACCACGGCTCGAACTTCCAATCGTATGGAAGATGAGGTCCGTTCGCAAGCAGAGCAGACCATGAAGAAAGCTCTGCGTCGCAAACCTATTAAGAAATGGCTTTTCAAAAAGACCGTCAATCGGGCTCGAGAACTGGTCAGTGCACGCGAAAATCTGCGGTACGAACGTACCCGTGCATTTGGCATCGTACGCCAATTGTTCACCTATATTGGTATCCGTTTTTACGAAGAGGGGATACTCGAGTTTGAACGTGATATTTTCTTTCTCACCAAGGATGAAATTTTCGCCTATATTGAAGGACGAAGCGTCACGCGTGATCTCAAGTCCCTAGTTGCGGTGCGCAAAGAGGAATTCGAACATTTTGAACATATGGAGGCACCTTCTGAACGTATAGCCACCTATGGCGTCGTATATCAAAGCAATGATTTTTATAGTAAAAGTAAGCTGGAGCCTTTGGAAGGCGAGTTGAAGGGTGTAGGCTGCTGTCCTGGAAGGATAAAAGCCAGGGTGCGTGTTGTTGTACATCCGGGTGAGGTCAAGACCCTGGACGGCGATATCCTCGTGACTTCTAGTACCGATCCAGGCTGGGTAACCCTATTCCCTAGCGCCGCAGGTATTGTTGTAGAACGCGGGAGCCTATTGAGTCACTCCGCTATTGTGTCCCGAGAAATGGGTATCCCCTGTATTGTAGGTGTCACGGGGTTATTGAAAACTTTGAAGTCGGGTGATGTCATTGAAATGGATGGCAGTACAGGTGAAATAAAAATATGTGAAGAAGCCTAA
- a CDS encoding VOC family protein: MARVLRINHVTVIVDNLEKATQFYEQELGLEPLSAFRFDYPVMFFRVNAEQQLHISEWEDTPSFRGHICFVTDDFNAIFFRMKELNAIDIKPWGKVRQLPDGAMQMFLRDPSGNLLEISSSPDAEIDPQIFKDELYEEGLYVSNRNDFRGNKSDDATLYHK, encoded by the coding sequence ATGGCACGTGTACTCCGTATCAATCACGTCACCGTGATTGTCGACAATCTCGAAAAAGCAACCCAATTCTACGAACAGGAATTGGGCTTGGAACCTCTCTCGGCTTTCCGATTCGACTATCCCGTTATGTTTTTCCGTGTCAATGCCGAACAGCAATTGCATATCTCCGAATGGGAAGATACTCCTTCTTTCCGGGGTCATATCTGCTTTGTGACGGATGACTTCAACGCTATATTTTTTCGGATGAAAGAGCTGAATGCTATTGACATCAAGCCTTGGGGCAAGGTGAGGCAGCTACCCGATGGGGCCATGCAAATGTTTTTACGTGACCCTAGCGGCAATCTATTGGAGATATCTTCTAGCCCAGATGCCGAAATAGACCCACAAATCTTCAAAGACGAGCTGTACGAAGAAGGACTGTATGTATCCAATCGGAATGACTTTAGGGGCAACAAATCGGATGATGCCACGCTATATCATAAATAG
- a CDS encoding UbiA family prenyltransferase — protein sequence MNEFSNPVENNASFWKRLWIYQKERFPLLGHGLLVAAFSFSAIAYSRICRGAEGFVDTKTFLVGIFTTVSLFLLVRIFDEFKDAEDDARYRRELPVPRGLVSLSELKKVGIGIVMLQLALNLLFFPKMLLLYAVVIIYLCLMGKEFFIPEWLKKHQFWYVTSHMLIIPLIDIYASGLDWLRADVAAPLGLLYFFAVSYMNGIVLEIGRKIRAPHDEKEGVLTYSAMLGLHRSVYSWVFVLAITLSLTIAASYYAGHGGLTYLSLGIIFMGCCIPAALFLKSQTRGAAKAIEVASAIWTIAMYLILGGVPMLEQLWTEI from the coding sequence ATGAATGAATTTAGTAACCCAGTAGAAAACAATGCTTCGTTTTGGAAACGTCTCTGGATCTATCAGAAGGAGCGTTTTCCACTGCTTGGGCATGGTTTGCTCGTTGCAGCATTCAGTTTTTCTGCAATAGCTTACAGCCGTATATGTAGAGGGGCTGAAGGGTTTGTCGATACCAAGACTTTTCTCGTCGGTATCTTCACGACCGTTTCCTTGTTTTTGTTGGTTCGCATTTTTGACGAATTTAAGGATGCCGAGGACGATGCCCGCTACAGACGGGAGCTGCCCGTCCCCAGAGGGCTCGTGTCCTTATCTGAGCTAAAGAAGGTAGGTATTGGTATCGTAATGCTGCAGCTTGCACTCAATCTGCTGTTTTTTCCTAAGATGCTGCTGTTGTATGCAGTGGTCATTATCTACCTGTGTTTGATGGGAAAGGAATTTTTCATACCCGAATGGTTGAAAAAGCATCAATTTTGGTATGTTACTTCTCATATGCTCATCATTCCACTCATCGATATCTATGCCAGTGGGCTCGATTGGTTGCGCGCTGATGTGGCTGCACCCCTGGGGTTGCTTTACTTCTTTGCGGTGTCCTATATGAATGGCATTGTATTGGAAATCGGACGTAAGATACGTGCTCCTCACGATGAAAAAGAAGGCGTATTGACCTATTCTGCGATGTTAGGGCTTCACCGGTCCGTATACAGTTGGGTATTTGTGCTCGCCATTACCCTATCCCTGACCATAGCCGCTTCCTATTATGCTGGTCACGGCGGGTTAACCTATTTGAGTTTGGGCATCATTTTCATGGGCTGTTGTATTCCTGCAGCACTTTTCCTAAAGTCCCAGACTAGGGGAGCAGCCAAAGCCATTGAAGTAGCATCCGCCATTTGGACCATCGCTATGTACCTCATTTTGGGAGGAGTACCCATGTTAGAACAATTGTGGACGGAAATTTGA
- a CDS encoding AMP-binding protein has translation MEKSFNITELFLAAAAQYPDKLAIVEQDRVISYRQLEADVRYTAAYFEKRGIVRGDRVLVFVPMGIPLYRIVLALFYMGATAVFLDEWSDRKRLDTCCKVADCKAFIGHWKAHLLRLLSTGIRRIPIKLSLGYSKERMAPQVATHMQDAALITLTTGSTAAPKAAVRTHGFLLEQFRALEDKISAHPTDVDMSVLPIVLLINLAVGSTSVIAAFKPSKPTQMDARLIVRQLLDHQVTRIVASPYFIKRLAQHVLSQNIQIPQLATIFTGGAPVFQREALLFTQAFPHQQVQVVYGSTEAEPISSIEATALATDPIIYQPHRGLAVGIPYHKTAVRIIHITEDKLFDISGQYFDQITCSEGQWGEIVVSGPHVLAHYYKNEAAMKANKILIDGVYWHRTGDSGYLQDGHLFLTGRCQTLIPQQGTWISPFVFENYILSIQGVEIGTILHIDGALVAFIECSKGISDFERIRARVLSLPLTITEVRFCTLPRDPRHHSKIDYHRLREAGLS, from the coding sequence ATGGAAAAGTCCTTTAACATTACCGAGTTGTTTTTGGCTGCCGCGGCCCAATATCCCGATAAGTTGGCTATTGTTGAGCAGGATAGGGTTATTTCGTATCGGCAATTGGAAGCAGATGTTCGATATACAGCGGCTTACTTCGAGAAAAGAGGCATTGTACGAGGCGACCGTGTGCTTGTTTTTGTTCCTATGGGGATACCCCTGTATAGGATCGTACTTGCTTTGTTCTATATGGGGGCCACCGCTGTGTTTTTAGACGAATGGTCTGATCGCAAGCGCTTGGACACTTGCTGTAAGGTTGCCGATTGTAAAGCCTTTATAGGTCATTGGAAAGCACATTTGCTCCGTCTACTCTCCACCGGAATCCGACGCATACCCATTAAGCTCAGCTTAGGGTACAGTAAAGAGCGCATGGCTCCCCAGGTCGCTACCCACATGCAGGATGCAGCCCTCATCACCCTTACCACAGGAAGTACCGCAGCTCCCAAAGCAGCAGTCCGCACCCATGGTTTCTTGCTTGAGCAATTTCGAGCTTTAGAAGATAAGATAAGTGCCCACCCTACAGATGTAGACATGTCGGTGTTGCCCATTGTGTTGCTGATCAACCTTGCCGTTGGCTCCACTTCGGTAATCGCAGCTTTCAAGCCTAGTAAACCCACTCAAATGGATGCCCGTTTGATTGTTCGGCAGTTGCTGGATCATCAAGTCACCCGGATTGTGGCATCTCCTTATTTTATCAAGCGGTTGGCCCAGCATGTGCTTTCCCAAAATATCCAAATACCGCAGCTCGCCACTATCTTCACCGGAGGAGCTCCTGTTTTTCAGCGTGAAGCTCTCTTATTTACACAAGCATTTCCGCACCAACAAGTACAGGTCGTTTACGGTTCTACCGAGGCCGAGCCCATTAGTTCTATAGAAGCTACAGCTTTGGCCACCGACCCCATTATCTACCAGCCCCATCGAGGACTGGCCGTGGGTATTCCTTATCACAAGACCGCTGTACGTATTATACACATCACCGAGGATAAGCTATTCGATATTTCGGGGCAGTATTTTGATCAGATTACATGTTCAGAAGGGCAGTGGGGAGAGATTGTCGTTTCTGGCCCCCATGTATTGGCCCATTATTATAAAAATGAGGCAGCTATGAAGGCCAATAAAATCCTTATCGATGGTGTATATTGGCACCGCACTGGTGATAGTGGCTATCTACAGGACGGGCATTTGTTTTTGACAGGACGCTGCCAGACCCTGATTCCACAGCAAGGGACGTGGATTTCTCCATTTGTATTTGAGAATTATATCCTCAGCATCCAAGGTGTAGAAATAGGTACCATCCTTCATATTGATGGCGCGTTAGTAGCTTTTATTGAATGTAGCAAAGGTATCTCCGACTTCGAACGGATCAGGGCTAGAGTTCTTTCATTGCCCTTGACAATCACAGAGGTGAGATTTTGCACCTTGCCTCGCGATCCCCGCCACCACTCCAAGATTGACTATCATCGGCTACGAGAAGCCGGATTGTCTTAG